From Corvus moneduloides isolate bCorMon1 chromosome 4, bCorMon1.pri, whole genome shotgun sequence, one genomic window encodes:
- the CBX7 gene encoding chromobox protein homolog 7 isoform X2, with amino-acid sequence MELSAIGEQVFAVESIRKKRVRKGKVEYLVKWKGWPPKYSTWEPEDHILDPRLVVAYEEKEERDRASGYRKRGPKPKRLLLQRLYGMDLRSAHKGKEKLCFSLARRFGGGDSSLPGAKTGQAEFPEKTGGAVLPFSLRKQRKNQKYLRLSRKKFPRMASLENRNCRHEFFLNDAVGLEARQSPDDWEATQHTSKEDVDASLPWIPTVPPSEVTVTDITANSITVTFREAQVAEGFFRDRSAQF; translated from the exons ATGGAGCTGTCGGCCATCGGCGAGCAGGTGTTCGCCGTGGAGAGCATCCGCAAGAAGCGCGTGCGGAAG GGTAAAGTAGAATACCTGGTGAAGTGGAAAGGATGGCCCCCAAA ataCAGCACATGGGAGCCAGAGGATCATATCTTGGACCCTCGCCTGGTAGTGGCTTATGAAGAAAA ggaagagagagacCGTGCATCAGGGTACAGGAAAAGAGGCCCCAAACCAAAGCGCCTCCTACTGCAG CGGCTGTATGGCATGGACTTGAGGAGTGCCCAcaagggaaaggagaagctctgcttctctcttgcACGGAGGTTTGGAGGAGGAGACAGTAGCCTGCCAGGGGCCAAGACAGGGCAGGCAGAGTTTCCCGAGAAGACTGGGGGTGCAGTCCTGCCATTCTCTCTCCGGAAGCAACGCAAAAACCAGAAGTACCTACGACTGTCAAGGAAGAAGTTTCCCCGCATGGCGAGTCTGGAGAACCGAAACTGCAGACATGAGTTCTTCCTGAATGATGCCGTGGGCCTAGAggccaggcagagccctgaCGACTGGGAGGCCACGCAGCACACCAGCAAAGAAG atGTGGATGCCAGTCTCCCTTGGATCCCCACTGTGCCCCCCAGCGAAGTGACAGTGACAGACATCACGGCAAACTCCATTACCGTCACTTTCAGAGAAGCACAAGTGGCTGAGGGCTTCTTTCGAGACCGGAGTGCGCAGTTCTGA
- the CBX7 gene encoding chromobox protein homolog 7 isoform X1 has translation MELSAIGEQVFAVESIRKKRVRKGKVEYLVKWKGWPPKYSTWEPEDHILDPRLVVAYEEKEERDRASGYRKRGPKPKRLLLQRLYGMDLRSAHKGKEKLCFSLARRFGGGDSSLPGAKTGQAEFPEKTGGAVLPFSLRKQRKNQKYLRLSRKKFPRMASLENRNCRHEFFLNDAVGLEARQSPDDWEATQHTSKEADVDASLPWIPTVPPSEVTVTDITANSITVTFREAQVAEGFFRDRSAQF, from the exons ATGGAGCTGTCGGCCATCGGCGAGCAGGTGTTCGCCGTGGAGAGCATCCGCAAGAAGCGCGTGCGGAAG GGTAAAGTAGAATACCTGGTGAAGTGGAAAGGATGGCCCCCAAA ataCAGCACATGGGAGCCAGAGGATCATATCTTGGACCCTCGCCTGGTAGTGGCTTATGAAGAAAA ggaagagagagacCGTGCATCAGGGTACAGGAAAAGAGGCCCCAAACCAAAGCGCCTCCTACTGCAG CGGCTGTATGGCATGGACTTGAGGAGTGCCCAcaagggaaaggagaagctctgcttctctcttgcACGGAGGTTTGGAGGAGGAGACAGTAGCCTGCCAGGGGCCAAGACAGGGCAGGCAGAGTTTCCCGAGAAGACTGGGGGTGCAGTCCTGCCATTCTCTCTCCGGAAGCAACGCAAAAACCAGAAGTACCTACGACTGTCAAGGAAGAAGTTTCCCCGCATGGCGAGTCTGGAGAACCGAAACTGCAGACATGAGTTCTTCCTGAATGATGCCGTGGGCCTAGAggccaggcagagccctgaCGACTGGGAGGCCACGCAGCACACCAGCAAAGAAG cagatGTGGATGCCAGTCTCCCTTGGATCCCCACTGTGCCCCCCAGCGAAGTGACAGTGACAGACATCACGGCAAACTCCATTACCGTCACTTTCAGAGAAGCACAAGTGGCTGAGGGCTTCTTTCGAGACCGGAGTGCGCAGTTCTGA